CGAATAATTCACATAACttgaaactcaaaattattttcgaaACGAATTAAATCGAAATTTTGGTGTTACAAATCTATGGTGGTTTGAACAACATGGAGATAAATTATTGAGTTTATTTACGCTACcattgatttaattttagttaaagagggagtaataaaatagaaagggACTTTGAGTCTACATTTTATGTTTCTCTATATGATAAGCAAATGTACATGAAACATTTGAAAGAGAGATTTAGCTACTGTTGCTAATATGTGTTTAAGTCAGGCAAAGGGACGAAGATAACATCAGAATTTTACGTTGTTATTTGGGAGggttatgtaataaaataaaccaatagTTTTGATTAAAGTAATACTACTATTTAACTTTAAACATAATTGAATATCATCATAAACTATTTCGTAACTTCAACTATACATTTTTTTGGGGTTAAATCAAGTCAGAGTTTTTGAAGTGCAAAGCATAAAGTTGAGTCGACTCGGAACGACCAGAGTTGAACAACATCTTTAGCTTTGAGTCGGTTGTTCTTTACAATAGAATTCCAAGATGTCGTAATGACATACATTGAATTTTTGCGCATATCCCACcatttaaaattgatttcagTTTCCTCCATGGATGGTTCCACCAAGCAAGCTTGAATGGCTTCTTTATTCTTCAAACGCTCAACCTCGGATTCGTTGAGGAACTCATGGGATTCGACTTGTGAAAATGGTATCAACAATCGACTCGCTTGAGGGTTCACATCGGAGAAAAACAGTTGCTTTTGAATCACCAAAACGCAATTTGATCCGCCCATGTTTTCAACAATATGTTGTTTCAAGCCTTCGGGCATCAGTGGCTTAGGTGGATAAGAGGTAATGGGTCTCTTGTTCTTGCTATTGTCTTCTTGGATTCGGCGTTTCCTTTTCAATCGACCATTCTTTTTCTCATTCAAGAAGGTTTGCTCTTGCATTTTTTCCTGGTCGACTCTCACAACTTCTAACAAATAATCCATAGCTGTCCATTCAGGTTGAATCCTTGTGTTCTTAAAATCTTCAGAAGTAAGAAgctccattttttcttttagataaTCATATAGCTATTAGGGTGggagtataaatatatagacaTGAGGGCTGAACAGTTCGTGTAGAATtgggtttctttttttatgaaaaatatgaaataaatccaaatccaaatccaaatccaaatccaaatagGAATAGGAATAGGAATAGGATGattgaatttaaatagaaatccaaatccaatatgtaaaaaaaaaatttctttgcTCTAAACATTGACAGAACCAGAAACCTATGACATCCTATTCctatttggatttggatttggatttggatttggatttatttcatatttttcataaaaaaagaaacccaATTCTACACGAACTGTTCAGCTCTCATGTCTCTATATTTATACTTCCACCCTAATAGCTATATGACtatctaaaagaaaaaatggagcTTCTTACTTCTGAAGATTTCAAGAACACAAGGATTCAACCTGAATGGACAGCTATGGATTATTTGTTAGAAGTTGTGAGAGTAGACCAGGAAAAAATGCAAGAGCAAACCTTCATGAATGAGAAAAAGAATAATGGTCGATTGAAAAGGAAACGCCGAATCCAAGAagaaaataacaagaacaaGAGACCCATTACCTCTTATCCACCTAAGCCACTGATGCCTGAAGGCTTGAAACAACATATTGTTGAAAACATGGGCGGATCAAATTGCGTATTGGTGATTCAAAAACAACTGTTTTTCTCCGATGTGAACCCCCAAGCGAGTGGATTGTTGATACCATTTTCGCAAGTCGAATCCCGTGAATTCCTCAACGAATCCGAGGTTGAGCGTTTGAAGAATAAAGAAG
The nucleotide sequence above comes from Gossypium raimondii isolate GPD5lz chromosome 13, ASM2569854v1, whole genome shotgun sequence. Encoded proteins:
- the LOC105781267 gene encoding B3 domain-containing protein At2g24670-like codes for the protein MELLTSEDFKNTRIQPEWTAMDYLLEVVRVDQEKMQEQTFLNEKKNGRLKRKRRIQEDNSKNKRPITSYPPKPLMPEGLKQHIVENMGGSNCVLVIQKQLFFSDVNPQASRLLIPFSQVESHEFLNESEVERLKNKEAIQACLVEPSMEETEINFKWWDMRKNSMYVITTSWNSIVKNNRLKAKDVVQLWSFRVDSTLCFALQKL
- the LOC128036236 gene encoding B3 domain-containing protein At2g32645-like; amino-acid sequence: MELLTSEDFKNTRIQPEWTAMDYLLEVVRVDQEKMQEQTFMNEKKNNGRLKRKRRIQEENNKNKRPITSYPPKPLMPEGLKQHIVENMGGSNCVLVIQKQLFFSDVNPQASGLLIPFSQVESREFLNESEVERLKNKEAIKACLVEPSMEETEINFKWWDMRKNSMYVITTSWNSIVKNNRLKAKDVVQLWSFRVGSTLCFALQKL